Proteins from one Panicum virgatum strain AP13 chromosome 7K, P.virgatum_v5, whole genome shotgun sequence genomic window:
- the LOC120643119 gene encoding uncharacterized protein LOC120643119, whose amino-acid sequence MGKQQNLLLAIAVVASIVHAATSQTDAATTVYDVLQQYNLPRGLLPLGVQSYALHPGGALEVTLPGECNFFVTVAGKQFKFRYDRSVSGIIKSGSISRVSGVRLQVEFAWLGFNQVSRAGNEINIQLEKSTQSFPVSAFAQSPRCN is encoded by the coding sequence ATGGGCAAACAACAGAATCTCCTCCTTGCCATTGCCGTTGTGGCTTCCATCGTCCATGCCGCCACCTCCCAAACAGATGCGGCCACGACAGTGTACGACGTCCTGCAGCAGTACAACTTGCCGCGGGGTCTGTTACCGCTTGGCGTGCAGTCATACGCGCTCCACCCAGGCGGTGCTTTGGAGGTGACCCTCCCCGGCGAGTGCAACTTCTTCGTCACAGTCGCCGGCAAGCAATTCAAGTTTCGGTATGACAGAAGCGTCAGCGGGATCATCAAGTCTGGTTCCATCAGCCGTGTCTCCGGCGTGAGGTTGCAGGTGGAGTTCGCGTGGCTCGGGTTCAACCAGGTGAGCCGCGCTGGCAACGAGATCAATATCCAGCTAGAGAAGTCGACTCAGTCGTTCCCAGTCAGCGCCTTCGCCCAGAGCCCCCGCTGCAACTGA